The Corynebacterium freiburgense region CCTAGGCGCTTGCGGGAAATCTTGGAAGGACAGCTTCTTCGCAGTGAAATCATTGTTATTTCCGGCGCAGTTGGTGGTTCAAGTAGCGAACAAATCCGAAAAGTATTAGCCGAAATGGGAGATATCGATATTACTCGGGTGGCTATGCACCCTGGTTCAGTGCAGGGTTTTGGGCTGATAGGAGAAGAAGGAATACCGGTGTTTTTGCTTCCTAGTAATCCGGTATCCGCCCTGGTTATTTTTGAAACTTTCGTGCGCCCGCTGATTCGGATGTCATTAGGGAAGCGTAATGCTACCCGCAGAATTATTCGAGCTCGTGCATTAAACCAAGTTATTTCCCGTAAAGGACGCAGGGGCTTAATTCGTGCTCGTTTAATGCGCGATGCGGAAACTCAGGATTATTTGGTTGAGGGGCTTGGTGGAGCTACGGGTGCTCCTGCGCATCTCCTTGCCGGTATGGGGGAGGCAAACGCTATGATTCGGATTCCGGAAGACATTGAAGAAATTCGGCCTGGCGACGAAGTAGACGTTATTTTTCTTTCTCAGACTGGATAAATGCTAAACGCACTGTTTGGAGGTAGGCTCCGTCCCGTTGATCCTTCGAAGGATCGTCATCCCCGGCATCCGGGGTGGCCGGAGGCCACGCCGATTGTTACGTTGCTTGATGGCAGCACGGTACAGTTGCGTCCTTTGCAAATGGGCGATGGCAAAGCCTGGAGGTCCCAGCGGCTAAGCGACCAGCACATTCTGCAACCTGTGGAGCCTACGATCGAATCCACTTGGAAGGCTGCACATTCTGTAAGTTCGTGGTTGGGTATGGTGCTGTCTTTACGGTCGGCTGCTGATACTGGGTATATTTTGCCGCTTGCGATCCTCTTAGATGGAAACTTTATTGGGCAGGTAACCTTGGGCAATATCCAGCATGGAGCAGTGAGTGATTGCTGGATTGGGTATTGGGTGCATTCTTCTGTAACGGGGCGAGGCGTTGCGACGGCCGCGGTGGCTTTGGGAATTGACCATGCGTTTACGCGAGTTGGTGTGCATCGAATTACGGCGACCTATTTGCCAGAAAATATCGCTTCGGGGAAAGTTCTCGAAAAGTGTGGTTGCAGAATTGAAGGGTTTTTGAGACGCAATATTCACATTCATGGCGAATGGAGGGATCATTACCTGGTTGCCATCACTCAAGATGATTTCACACAAACGACCGTAAATAGGTTGCGTAAATCCGGTCGAATCCTGTGATAAAAAACCTGCTTTGAACTGGTAAAATAAGTACTTTTCAGGGTTTCCACAGGACTATTCTTATTCGATCGTATGCTTCAAAACCGATGACTTTTATAGGGAAAAAACCGGCGTGGCATCGCTGAACTTTT contains the following coding sequences:
- a CDS encoding GNAT family N-acetyltransferase, whose protein sequence is MLNALFGGRLRPVDPSKDRHPRHPGWPEATPIVTLLDGSTVQLRPLQMGDGKAWRSQRLSDQHILQPVEPTIESTWKAAHSVSSWLGMVLSLRSAADTGYILPLAILLDGNFIGQVTLGNIQHGAVSDCWIGYWVHSSVTGRGVATAAVALGIDHAFTRVGVHRITATYLPENIASGKVLEKCGCRIEGFLRRNIHIHGEWRDHYLVAITQDDFTQTTVNRLRKSGRIL